TGGTTACTGCGTTCGCAATCATGGCATCGCTCCGTCCCGGCTCGGCGGGACGCCACATTCGGGGCTGCGTTGCGGCGTCACGGTCTGGCAGCAGCCAGACCGTGCCACCCGCTACCTCGCGTTGCCCCTTTCCCCTGGCCCGGTTAGACTTCGTGGCTCGGAATTGCGGCAAAGATCATGACGAGTAAACTGCCCTACACCACGATCTCCGTCCTCGCCTCGCTGGCCCTCGCCGGCGGACCGGCCGCCTGGGCCGCGCAGGCCGAGTCGATGGAGCGCCTCGCCCGCAAAGACGCCGAATCAAAGAAACGCACCCGCGCGGCGACGCCGGACGCCTCTCCCGATGGCCGCCCGGACCAAAAGTCGCCCGACGAAAAGCCGGATGCCTCGTCCGCCGGTCTCGTCGCCCCCAGTGCTGCCAAGCCCGCCGATACCGATTCCTCCAGCCTCAACTTGTGCCTCTCCTCGAATAACGTCGACATTCCGGCCGCCGCGCTGCGGCCGTCGGGCGACGCGCCGCCGCCTTGCGAATTGAAGGCATCGCTGCATCGCCCATCCTATCAAGCGCACGCCCCGCCCCTTCAATCGAATTCGTTTTGAGTGGCCGGACCCCAGCGATCCGCGCCGTCCGTACTGGCAGGGGCAAGAATCTCGAAAATGGCAATCGGACTTTCCGCCGTGGGCGGATCGTCTTCTGATACAAACGCAGGTGACTTATGCACGAACGCGACTTGTGGTGGAAAATTGTGATCGTCGGGGCGCTCGCCGCCCTCGGCTTCGCCAGCATCTGGCCGCTGGACCAGAAGCTCAAATACGGCATCGATCTGTACGGCGGCTACAGCCTCCTCTATGAAATTGACGACACCGGCCTCGAAGGCTTCGAAAAGCAGGGGCTGGCCGAAGAGGTCATGAAAGTCCTCCGCGAACGCGTCGACCCCAAGGGCGTCTTCAACCTCGTCTGGCGGCCGGTCGGTCACAACCGGCTGGAAATCCAGATGCCCCGGCCCAGCAAAGAGATCGTCGAGGGGCGCCAGAAATACGAGCAGCTTCAGGAGGAGATCCAGAACACGATCGTGCGCCGCACGGATGTCCTGCGCGCCGTCGCCAAGCCCGCCGATCAGCGCCCGGCCGCGTTTGACGCCCTTGTCCACGGCGTGGAAACGCGCCGACCGCTCCTGACCGCCGCGGCAACGAACTACGACGCCTACCAGAACCTGCAAAAGGAATATGACGCCCGCGTGGCCTCGATCAGCAAGGACAATCTCTCGCGGGAAGACGTCCTCGCGGCCGTGAAAAAACCCGCTGCGGAGCGCTCCGCCGCCTTTGAGTCTCTCATCCGCGGTATCCCCGCGCGCCGCGCCCTCTTGGAAGAAGCCGCGAAGGCCGCCGACGCGCTCGCCGCCGCCGAGTCCACCACTCGCCCCGCCGACGGCAAAGAGCCTGCCGCCGAAGTCGTCCAGGCCTATGGCGAAAAAACGACCGCCTTCGAAACCGCGATCGCCAAGGTCCTCGACGCCAACGTCGATCCCAACAAGCTGAGCGAAGGCGTCACGATTAACCAGGTCGTGCAAAAGGAGGAAGAGTTCGACAAGGCCGTTGCCGACGTGCTGGCCACCAACCTCGACATCGGAAAGCTCCAGACCGTCCTCGAAGCCAAGCCCGGCGACGCGTTTCGCGAGCAGGAGCTCAAAAAGCTCACCACACAGCACCCGAGCATGGCCGGCATGATCGACGGCATGGTCAAGGCGACGGACCAGCTTCGCACGCAGCGCCGCGGCGAAGGCCGCCTCGAGGATCCGGCGGACCTGCAGCGCCTCCTCAAAGGCGCGGGCGTGCTGGAGTTCCGCATCCTTGCCGAGCGCGATGACAGCAATCCGGATTTTTACAACAGCTATCGCGAGGCCATGAAAAACCGCGGCCCGCGCAAGGCCCCCGGCGAAGACGAATATCAATGGTTCGAGATTGAGGACCCGGCGGATTTTCTGAAGATCGACAAACTCGACCGGGACTTCGAGGCGCAGAAGGCGGCCCTGCGAGTCATCGCCGAGCGCTTCGGAAACAAGTACTACGTGCTCGCGCGAATCGGCGACAAATACGCCCTCACCCGCCGCCTGGGAGAGGACTGGTCGCTTAAGGGCGCCCGCTTTGATCGCGATGACATGGGCCGCCCCGCCATCGGCTTCACGCTCGACGAACGCGGCGGCGACAAGTTCGCCCAGCTTACCCGCACCAATCTCAAAAAGCCGTTGTGCATCTTCCTCGACGATCAGGCCATCTCCTCCGCCACCATCGAGTCGGTCATCCGCACCAGCGGCATCATCCACGGCAGCTTCACGCCGCAGGAAGTCCACGACATGGTCAAGAAGCTCAACGCCGGCAGCCTGCCGCGCAAGCTCAAGGACCCGCCGATCAGCGTCCGCTCGATCGGCCCGTCGCTCGGCGAGGCCAACCGCGCCGCGGGGCTTACGTCCGCCAAGTATGGCGCGATCGCCGTCGCCGTCTTCATGATCGGCTACTACTTCTACGCCGGCGGCGTGGCGGTCATCGCGGTCGCCCTCAACTTGCTTTTCACGATGGCGATGATGGCCCTCATGGGCGCTACGCTGACGCTGCCCGGCATCGCCGGTCTCGTCCTGTCGATGGCCATGGCCGTGGACGCCAACGTACTCATCAACGAGCGCATGCGCGAGGAACTCGCCAAGGGCACGGCCATGCGCATGGCGATCCGCCTCGGCTACGAACGCGCGTTCAGCGCCATCCTCGACTCCAACGTCTCCACCATGCTCACCTGCGTCATCCTCTATTTCCTCGGCAGCGAGGAGATCAAGGGGTTCGGCCTCACGCTCGGCATCGGCGTGGCCATCAACCTCTTCACCGCCTACTTCGTCACCCGCATGTTCTTCGAGATGATGTCGATGATCTCGATCCCCAAGGAGATCAAGCGCTATCCGGCCCTCTTCGGCATCGGCGTCGCCGCATTCGGCGGCCTGCTTTACGGGCTGGGCTACTGGTGGAACGCCGGGCCGGCGCGCGAACATTCCGTGCTGATCGCCTTCGGCTGGGCGCTCATCTACGTCGGACCAGGAATCATCGGCCTCTTCGCGCTCATGTGGATCGGCCGAGCCATACACGCCGCCTTCCAAAAAGGCGAGCGGCCTCGAATGCCCATGATGCGCATCATCGGCGCCCCAGCCATCAACTGGGTCGGCCTGCGCCCCGTCTTCTTTACCTTCTCGCTCGTCATCTCCATCGCCGGCCTCTTCATGTTCTTCAACATCAAGAAGGAAGACCTCTACGACATTGAGTTTCTCGGCGGAACCGCCGCACAGATCGACCTGAAGACCCCCGGCTCGCTCAACCAGACGCAGATCTCCGAACGCCTTGCCAAAAGCGGCGAGACCCTGCGCCAATACGGCCAGGGGCTTTCCACCGCCACCGTCGCTGGAACCGCCGGGACCTTTACCCTCAACACCCCCGGCGTACCCGCCGCACGGCTCGAACCGGTCATCAAATCCGTGATGGACACTCCGGACCATAAACGGCTCAGCGACCTCAATCCCGTCCGCTACAGCGACCCCGACGCAACCGAGGTGGTGATCACCACGCGGGCAGAGGAAAACATCGATCTCGAAAGGATGAAGGGCTATGTAAAGGAATTCGCCGAGCGCTTCACGCGCGCCGGCGAGGCGATGGAAAAGGCCCAGGTTCAGGGCGTCCAGACCGTCGGCCGGGGCGATGTCGCCGGTCGCTCCTTTGAAATCGTCACCCTCGAAAACAACAAGGAGATCGTGGTCGGCGCGATCATGGATAACTTGCAGGGAGAACTCGACGTTCAGCCCGCTCTCTCCTTCCACCTCGTCGACGATCGCAGCGCCGGCGGCGTGCCTTATTTCGCGCTCCGCACCGACGACCCCAAACAGCTTGGCGTTTCCCTGGACAGCGCCGAACTGGCGAACATTGACCTGCAAGGCTGGCGCGGCGGCGTGGCCCTCGTCCTCGAACAGATTCAACCGCCCCAGAGCCTGACGGCGCTGAAAAACCGCCTGCGCTCCATGCGCCTCCAGCCCGGTTTTGAATCCCACGGCTGGCGCGAGTCCGACGTCTTCGGCCTCACGCCCTCGTCGCCCGGTGCCGACACCTTCAGCAAGGCCATGGTCGTTGTGGCCGACGAGAACTACCCGCTGCTCGACGAGCAGGGCGCCCTTTCCTCGGCCT
This portion of the Phycisphaerae bacterium genome encodes:
- the secD gene encoding protein translocase subunit SecD is translated as MHERDLWWKIVIVGALAALGFASIWPLDQKLKYGIDLYGGYSLLYEIDDTGLEGFEKQGLAEEVMKVLRERVDPKGVFNLVWRPVGHNRLEIQMPRPSKEIVEGRQKYEQLQEEIQNTIVRRTDVLRAVAKPADQRPAAFDALVHGVETRRPLLTAAATNYDAYQNLQKEYDARVASISKDNLSREDVLAAVKKPAAERSAAFESLIRGIPARRALLEEAAKAADALAAAESTTRPADGKEPAAEVVQAYGEKTTAFETAIAKVLDANVDPNKLSEGVTINQVVQKEEEFDKAVADVLATNLDIGKLQTVLEAKPGDAFREQELKKLTTQHPSMAGMIDGMVKATDQLRTQRRGEGRLEDPADLQRLLKGAGVLEFRILAERDDSNPDFYNSYREAMKNRGPRKAPGEDEYQWFEIEDPADFLKIDKLDRDFEAQKAALRVIAERFGNKYYVLARIGDKYALTRRLGEDWSLKGARFDRDDMGRPAIGFTLDERGGDKFAQLTRTNLKKPLCIFLDDQAISSATIESVIRTSGIIHGSFTPQEVHDMVKKLNAGSLPRKLKDPPISVRSIGPSLGEANRAAGLTSAKYGAIAVAVFMIGYYFYAGGVAVIAVALNLLFTMAMMALMGATLTLPGIAGLVLSMAMAVDANVLINERMREELAKGTAMRMAIRLGYERAFSAILDSNVSTMLTCVILYFLGSEEIKGFGLTLGIGVAINLFTAYFVTRMFFEMMSMISIPKEIKRYPALFGIGVAAFGGLLYGLGYWWNAGPAREHSVLIAFGWALIYVGPGIIGLFALMWIGRAIHAAFQKGERPRMPMMRIIGAPAINWVGLRPVFFTFSLVISIAGLFMFFNIKKEDLYDIEFLGGTAAQIDLKTPGSLNQTQISERLAKSGETLRQYGQGLSTATVAGTAGTFTLNTPGVPAARLEPVIKSVMDTPDHKRLSDLNPVRYSDPDATEVVITTRAEENIDLERMKGYVKEFAERFTRAGEAMEKAQVQGVQTVGRGDVAGRSFEIVTLENNKEIVVGAIMDNLQGELDVQPALSFHLVDDRSAGGVPYFALRTDDPKQLGVSLDSAELANIDLQGWRGGVALVLEQIQPPQSLTALKNRLRSMRLQPGFESHGWRESDVFGLTPSSPGADTFSKAMVVVADENYPLLDEQGALSSAWVTDLAEPEVRLLQAALQRQTSLSQITQFDQQVSGEAQTDAYIAIALSWLVIIVYVWFRFGNIRWGLAAVVALIHDVIVAIGAIAASHYLFDTAIGKALLLDKFRVDLALVAALMTVIGYSVNDTIVVFDRIRENRGRLSDVSTTMLNQSISQTLARTLLTGLTTFFTILIMYIFGGPGIHGFNFAMFIGILTGTYSSFAIASQFLVKKKLVAMVGAR